The genomic DNA CATCTTACATTGATTTTACATCCAGCTTATATTGATTTTACATCCATCTTACATTGATTTTACATCCACCTTACATTGATTTTACATCCATCTTACATTAATTGTACATCCATCTTACACTGATTTTACATCCATCTTACATTAATTGTACATCCATCTTACATTGATTTTACATCCATCTTACATTAATTGTACATCCATCTTACACTGATTTTACATCCATCTTACATTCATCTTACATTGATTTTACATCCATCTTACATCCATCTTACATTGATTTTACATCCATTTTACACTGATTTTACATCCATCTTACACTGATTTTACATCCATCTTACATCCATCTTACATTGATTTTACATCCATCTTACATCCATCTTACATTGATTTTACATCCATCTTACATTGATTTTATATCCATTTTAGATTGATCTTACATCCATTTTACATTGATTTTACATCCATATTACATTAATTTTACATCCATCTTACATTGATTTTACATCCATCTTACATTGATTTTACATCCATTTTACATTGATTTTACATCCATCTTACATTGATTTTACATCCATTTTACATTGATTTTACATCCATCTTACATGGATTTTACATCCATTTTACATTGATTTTACATCCATCTTACATTGATTTTACATCCATTTTACATTGATTTTACATCCATCTTACATGGATTTTACATCCATTTTACATTGATTTTACATCCatcttacattgatcttacatccatGTTAAATGGATTTTACATCCATCGTACATCAATGTAAGATGGATGTAAGATGGACAGATGAATTTGCTGTCACTGATGACGAGgttgttgttttccttctttagtCAAATGAAATATGACACAGTTGAATGTCCTCAGAATATTGGAGCGAGTTGATCTTTTAAAAAGCATGAATAAGGGAAGGACCAGAGTTGATCTTTTAAAAATGATTAATAAGGGAAGGACCAGAGTTGATCTTTTCAAAATGATTAATAAGGGAAGGACCAGTGTATTTGTTTGAGTCTTCAAAATAATTTGGTGATTTGCTTGGTTTTACCCAGAAATAAAACATGTGAATTGCTGTTTGTCAAGTGTTTGATTCCATAAATTCTATAGCACAAGTGTAACGGAACTAAGTTCTCCTCATTTTAGGAATTGAACAGAGTTTGTGGCTGTCGGTGGGCTATATTTTGGGGAAATGGGCTCCAATGGCTCTTTGTATGCTGaaagacccctggtctaaacggtCGTTGTGTCATTTGATCTGTACCCCTCCCAAACTGTGCAAACTCACCCCCTCCCATCCAGTATTCAGCGTATAGGAGCAATGCCCCCTCCCTCTCTCACTAATGTTTGCCATGTGTGACTAATAAATCTAGTAAAAGAccgttttgtttgactacttgattagaaaattCCCAATACAATAATGTCAACACTTACCGACTAATATAGTCACCACCTGGTTGTTGGCGTACTGCTCGATCTCCCGCAGCCACTCGGGAAGGCACCTGAAGGAGTCCTCGCAGGTAATGTCGTAGGTGAGAATGAGGGCGTTGGCACTGCGGTAATAGCTCTGTGTGATGGAGCGGAACCTCTCCTGTCCCGCCGTGTCCCAGATCTGCAGCTGCAACAGCCATGGAAGCGCTTCAAACACTCAGACGGACGGGCGCTCGCAAACATCAACGCACCTTGACCTTCTGCCCTCGGATTTCCACCGTCTTAATCATGAAGTCCACGCCGATGGTGGCTCCTTGACCGGGCGGGAAAAGGCCCTGCGGGGAGCAGAAGGACGTTGAAGGAGTGCGTGGGGCGAGGTGGACGTGGAGACTGACCTGAGTGAAGCGGCGTACGAGACATGTCTTCCCAACTCCGGCGTTCCCGATCAGAACGATTTTGAACAAGTAGTCATAATCCTCCATACTCATCCTCAACTGTAAAAACATCACTTCAGCATCTTCACCCTGACAGCAGCATTCACACATTACATTCTCACACACATATTCCTCATTTTTGCACCTCACATTTCAATGtcatttgactattttgttgacattgttttccgtGCTAGTgtggacatttcctttctgccttgatagctgagggattagaATCAGAGAAACGTTACATttgaagaaaacatattttttgctcctctttatttgccacagttcataaaaataacaacaactacATTATTTGAATCCttgaatgtccaaggtgagtgtaGTGAGTGCATGTTAGAACGGTTCAAATCGCtgaagaaatgtgggatatgacgatgtttgtatattgcccattcatttcaaaggggggaggaaattcctggtaattacgggtaatcagggaattttctgaAAAAGGAAACCtggtggcttgaatgtccagggtgagtggagtgtgtggatgttggaacagaaATGTGGGACATGCAGATGAtcgtatatttcccattcattgtcaatggggagaaaattaacgGAAATCCCGGGAATTTTGAGAAAGGAACAATTTTGCGATGGATATATGTGAACAACAGTGTGGGTTGATGGTCGGAAGGTCAGAATTGGGTAAAAAAATGGTGAAACATTTTGGGCATGGTGGAACTATCAATACGTtctttcatttgaatgggaatttcctggacatttgggaattttgggtaaACCGTGAAAGTTTGAAAATATACTTAATACCCCTattgtcctaaatgatatgaatggattggtgttggaatttttccaaacgGTTGAAATAATATTGATGTAACAACAgttttaattttatttggtatttcggaattcttggaatttcaggaaaaatgGAAATGTTTATGAAAATAACGAAAAACTTTTGTCGtcccaattaagaggaatgttttcaaGGTAGAATgttcaaaaacggttgaaaaatgtggactgtgaaaactttccaggaagaggtgaaaatagggctttggaaaaccgggaattctgggtaatcctgGATATTTGGGGGAGCTCCCATTTTCCGGTCGATTCTGATTGGATGCAAACTGTGGGCTGGGGAGCGCGCCAAACTTTTGCGGCAGAatattaataaatagatgatagtttgtgttggccctgcgatgaggtagcgacttgtccagggtgtaccccgccttccgcccgattgtagctgagataggctccagcgccccccgcgaccccgaagggattaagcggtagaaaatggatggatggatggatagttaggTATAGAATCTCATTATggggaatgtttggacattcacacaataataataataataataaaaataatataaatcataataataataataaatagatgatttgtaGGTATAGAATCTTATTATGGGGAacgtttggacattcacacaataataataataataataataaaaacaataataaaaataatataaatcatAATAATGAATAGATGATTTGTAGGTGTAgaatcttattgtgtgaatgtttggaccttcaaacaataataataacaataacaataataataataataattatattaataaatagattatttgtaggtgtagaatcttattgtgtgaatgtttggaccttcaaacaataataataacaacaacaacaacaacaacaacaacaacaacaacaacaacaacaacaactacaacattaattattattattataatcattataTTGATAAATGTATGGTTTTTAAGTGTAGAATCTTATTGTGTGACTGTTTGGACAGTCACACAATTATCGATATGACCAATATcaaacactgatatcgtgatacagtttaatgccgtatcgcccagccctacgtgaACATGATTTtacgcacattcacacaataataataaaaacaataataaaaataatataaatcatAATAATGAATAGATGATTTGTAGGTGTAgaatcttattgtgtgaatgtttggaccttcaaacaataataacaacaataacaacaataatagtaataataattataataataaatagattatttgtaggtgtagaatcttattgtgtgaatgtttggaccttcaaacattaataataataataataacaacaatattaattattattattataattattatattgataaatgtattgtttttaagtGTAGAATCTTATTGTGTGACTGTTTGGACAGTCACACAATTATCGATATGACCAATATcaaacactgatatcgtgatacagtttaatgctgtatcgcccagccctacgtgaACATGATTTTACGCACATTCGGACTGCTGGAGATAAAAACGAAGCTTGCATCTTTGAAAAGAGACAAAAGCCAAATGTGTTTACATTTACTTTGAGTATGATTTtttgcaaacaaaaacaaaatcccGGAATACTGAGAGCTGAAATAAATATGTGAAGAGTAAGCAGTTGTGAAGGCTCCATGTTGTACCTAATAATGTGGCCTGGAAGTAAGTGTATCATTATGTGTAttaatattacaattattatgcACATCCAGTCTTATAAAACATGTTAGCTTGTGTAATAATGTCATTGTTTCAAAGGAAAAGCGATGAGTCACATTCTTACTTTATTGTTATTTCTAAAAGTCGTCACTTTGGCTTCTTTTTATTGctgcaatgtttaaaaaaacatctttattGATACGAATTACGTTGACATTTTATTACTCAATGTTTTAAAACATCTTTATTGATACGAATTATGTTGACATTTTATTGctcgaagtttaaaaaaaacatctttattGATACGAATTACGTTCACATTGTATTgctacatgtttttaaaaaaaagtctttatTGATACGAATTACGTTGACATTTTATTGCTGAatgttttaaaaaacatctttATTGATACGAATTACTTTCACATTGTATTGCtgcatgttttttaaaaaaaagtctttatTGATACGAATTACGTTGACATTTTATTGCTCgaagtttaaaaaaacatctttattGATACGAATTACGTTCACATTGTATTGctgcatgtttttttaaaaaagtctttATTGATACGAATTACGTTGACATTTTAttgctgaatttaaaaaaaaacatctttattGATAAAAAAATTACGTTCACATTGTATtgctgcatgttttttttttttttaaagtctttaTTGATACAAATTACGTTGATATTTTATTGCTcgaggttttaaaaaaaaacatccttatTGATAAAAAATTACGCTCACATGTATTgctgcatgtttaaaaaaaaaaaacgaattacGTTGATATTTTCTTGTTGAATGTTCAAAAAACCATCTTTATTGGCGTTAGCATCCTAGCGGgagaagctagcatgctagcatgaagCAGCTAACCTCAGTCGGGCCATTTTGAGTCTTTCTTTGTGTCTCGGAGGACAAGCAGCAGCAGACCAAAGATGGACCAACCTCGCCATGGACTTACCGCGCTGGTAGAAAGCCGGGCTGTCCCCGGGTTGTGACGGCTACTTGGCCTGCATCGAACCTGAACGCTCCTCTTTAGCGGCTTGATGATgatgaattcttcttcttcttcttcttcttcagcagCCTGATGGAGGCAGACTGGGTGACGTCATCGCAGAACGCTGCATTTGCCTTTACTTTCATTTGTGCTTTGGGAAGACATTCCACACTCTGCTTTTTTTCCTGCAACAAATGCACATTTTTAATATCCTTTTTGAAATCATTAGGGCCATTCAGGGCCTAAAACATTAATAATCAATATCATCAATAAAACATCATTAATAATCAATATCATTTCAAAAACAATATCATCAATGAAAAATTCATTAACAACAATTAATATCAATAAAACATCATTAATAATTATACATATCATATTAATAATCAACATAATCAACAAAAACATTCATAATCATTAACATTAAGTTAATATCATCAATAAGTAATCATTAATAATCAATATGACATAATATTTGTGTAGCAAGAATCATATATGACATAATATTAGTGTAGTAAGAATCATAAATGAAATAATAGTGTGCCAAGAATCATATTACAGAATATTAGTGTAGCAAGAATCATATATAAAATGATATTATTGTAACAAGAAATTAATATGACATAATATTAGTGTAGCAAGAATCACATCTATTAGTAATATTAAAGTACATCTATTAGTGATATTAAAGTACATCTATTATTGATATTAAAGTACATCTATTAGTGATATTAAAGTACATCTACTAATGATCTTAAAGTaaattacagtattttgtatttctatagtgttttatatattgtacaggattgcttattattgttattgtttatttcaattgttagtttttttctttattgattgttgtgtcatttattttattttattatttatgtatttttacccaatatttgttcccactaccgcaccttaaattggagtccttaatctcgttatatgcatatataatgacaataaagtccattctattctattctattctaaatataTTAGTGATATTAAAGTACATCTATTAGTGATATTAAAGTAAATATATTAGTGATATTAAAGTACATCTATTAGTGATATTAAATAACATCTATTAGTGATATTAAAGTAAATATATTAGTGATATTAAAGTACATCTATTAGTGATATTAAAGTAAATATATTAGTGATATTAAAGTACATCTATTAGTGATATTAAAGTAAATATATTAGTGATATTAAAGTAAATATATTAGTGATATTAAAGTACATCTATTAGTGATATTAAAGTAAATATATTAGTGATATTAAAGTACATCTATTAGTAATATTAAAGTACATCTATTAGTGATATTAAAGTAAATATATTAGTGATATTAAAGTACATCTATTAGTGATATTAAAGTAAATATATTAGTGATATTAAAGTACATCTATTAGTAATATTAAAGTACATCTATTTTGGCAAAGAATGATGACAAGTTGTGGTGGGAGGACTGCATGGTTGATGATATCATTGAAAGATGTGATTAAACAAGCAgtacagtcaatcaatcaatcaatcaatgtttatttatatagccctaaatcacaagtgtctcaaagggctgcacaagccacaacgacatcctcggtagagagcccacatacgggcaatgaaaaactcaccccagtgggacgtcgatgtgaatggctatgagaaaccttggagaggaccgcatatgtcatAATAAAAGAATAAAAGATGTCAATAATCATCTGTCATTATTTCATAAACATCATTCTCAATAACAACTTTTCAAAGTCAGCAGTTTTTCATTTAGTTTTAGTCCTTGTCTTTTATGGCATAAAACAATATAGTTGAAAAATTGAAagcaatgattttcaaagtatgGTGTGTGGtatctatctagtggtacgcaaaagaatcacttgattaaaagactttattgtcctatattcaaacagcgGTAGTGTTCAAactaatgttacaatggccaaagaTACTAAATATCATTGTTAAAAACctctacctttttttaaatgaatacttatGCCTTATGCCTactttgctactgtattttattgttggtcattatatatatatatacagtggtggtcaaaagtgtacatacacttgtaaagaacatcatgtcatggctgtcttgagtttacaatcatttgtacaactcttatttttttgtgatgtagtgattggagcacatacttgttgctcacaaaaaacattcatgaagtttgcttctttgatgaatttattatgtgtctactgaaaatgtgagggtcaaaagtatacatacagcaatgttaatatttgcttacatgtcccttggcaagtttacctgcaataaggcgcttttggtagccatccacaagcttctgcttgaccactaaattgctgcagttcagctaaatgtgttgcttttctgacatggacttgtttcttcagcattgtccacacctttaagtcaggactttgggaaggccattctaaaaccttcattctagcctgatttagccattcctttaccacttttgaggtgtgtttggggtcattgtcctgttggaacacccaacaagacccatcaacccaggctgatgattttagcttgtcctgaacaatttggagctaatcctccttcattgtcccatttaaagcggcagttccattggcagcaaaacaggcccagagcataatactactaccaccatgcttgacggtaggcctggtgttcctgggattaaaggcctcaccttttctcctccaaacatattgctgtgtattgtggccaaacagatccatttttgtttcagctgacatcacatggacaaagataagaccttctggaggaaagttctgttcctccacattgagaggagccagatgaggtggttggggcatctggtcaggatgccacccgaacgcttccctcgggaggtgtttagggtacgtccaaccggtaggaggccacggggaagacccaggacacgttgggaagactatgtctcccggctggcctgggaacacctcgggatcccccgggaggagctggacggagtggctggggagaggaaagtctgggcttccctgcttaggctgctgcccccgcgacccaacctcggataagcggaagaagatggatggatggatggatatatatgtatatatatatatatatatatatacagtatatatatatatgtatatatatgtatatatagatatatagatatatatatatacagtatatatatatatatatatatatatatatatatatatatatatatatatatatatatatatatatatatatatatatacagtatatatatatatgtatatatatgtatatatatatatatatagatatatagatatatatatatatacacagtatatatatatatatatatatatatatatatatatatatatatatatatatatacagtatatatatatatatatatgtatatatatatatatatatatatatatatatatgtatatatatatatatatacagtatatatatatatatatatatatatatatacagtatatatatatatctatatgtatatatatatacagtatatatatatatatatctatatgtatatatatatatatatatatatatatatatatatatatatatatatatatatatatatatatatatatatatatatatatatatatatattagggctgtgaatctttgggtgtcccatgattcgattcaatatcgattcttggggtcacgattcgattcaaaatcgatttttttttcaattcaacacgattctcgatttaaaaaggATATTTTCctgattgaaaaggattgtctattaattgaatacatagatttcagcaggatctaccccagtctgctgacatgcaagcagagtaaaaagcttttaaaattgtaaaggacaatgttttatcaactgattgcaataatgtacatttgtttgaactattaaatgaagcaaaaatatgacttattttatctttgtgaaaatattggacacagtgtgttgtcaagtttatgagatgtgatgcaagtgtaagccactgtgacactattgttcttttttataaatgtctaatgataatgtcaatgagggatttttaatcactgctatgttgaaattgtaactaatattgatactgttgttgataatattcatttttgtttcactacttttggtttgttgtgtgtggtgtttgtgtctcctctcaattgttgtgtgtggtgtttgtgtctcctctcaattgttgtgtgtggtgtttgtgtctcctctcaatttttgtgtgtggtgtttgtgtctcctctctattgttgtgtgtggtgtttgtgtctcctctcaattgttgtgtgtggtgtttgtgtctcctctcaattgttgtgtgtggtgtttgtgtctcctctctattgctctgtttattgcacttctgagtgttgctggctcggctttgcttttggaattggattgcattgttatggtattgttgtgtattgttttgttggattgattcattaaacaaaaccaaaaaaaataataaataaaaaaataaatgaatacatttaaaaaaaacaaagattttaaaaaaaatgagaatcgatactgaatcggacaacgtgagaatcgcgattcgaattcaaatcgattttttcccacacccctaaaatatatatatatatatatatatatatatatatatatatatatatatatatatatatatatatatatatatatatatatatatatatatatatatatatatatatatatggaacttccatctgcatactttactaactagcttaatactttcatctgcatactttactaactagcttaatactttcatctgcatactttactaactagcGCAATACTTCCATCTGCTACTAActactatatgtatatgtatatgtatatgtatatgtatatgtatgtatatatatatatatatatatatatatatatatatatatatatatatatatatatatatatatatatatatatatatatatatatatatatatatatatatatatatatatatatatatatatatatatatatatatatttgttattttttattattatttttttacatcaagCAAAAAAGTAAACAGTGTCAATTTCATTCAGGCGGAACAAACTAACTCCCGACTTGTTCCTAACCGGACGTAAATTGCGGTTGCGCGCTTGACTTCCTGCAGGCTGTCAGAAGCTCGGAGGTCACAGGCGGGCCTCACTGACACTTTGAGGCCTCACTGACACACATTGGCAACACACACGCACTTTCACGGCATGAGAAGAGTTCCAGACGAGGGCAAGGTGCTCCCTCCCCCGGGAATCGTCAACCTCACGTCGGTGTGGCTGGCGGGGTGCGGCTGGTTCTCCGCCATGCTGCACAATGCTATCTCACACAGGCCGCCGCTCAAGTCAGGTTAGCATGTTAGCGCAATACTTTCAtctgcatactttactaactagcgcaatactttcatctgcatactttactaactagctCAATCCTTTCATttgcatactttactaactagcttaatactttcatctgcatactttactaactagctCAATACTTTCATCTGTATACTTTACTAACTAGCTCAATACTTTCATCTGTATACTTTACTAACTAGCTTAATACTTTCAtctgcatactttactaactagcttaatactttcatctgcatactttactaactagctTAATACTTTAAtctgcatactttactaactagcgcaatactttcatctgcatactttactaactagctcaatactttcatctgcatactttactaactagcttaatactttcatctgcatactttactaactagcacaatactttcatctgcatactttactaactagctcaatactttcatctgcatactttactaactagcttaatactttcatctgcatactttactaactagcgcaatactttcatctgcatactttactaactagctcaatactttcatctgcatactttactaactagctcaatactttcatctgcatactttactaactagcttaatactttcatctgcatactttactaactagcgcaatactttcatctgcatactttactaactagctcaatactttcatctgcatactttactaactagcttaatactttcatctgcatactttactaactagcttaatactttcatctgcatactttactaactagctTAATACTTTCATCTACATACTTTACTAACTAGCGCAATACTTTCAtctgcatactttactaactagctcaatactttcatctgcatactttactaactagcttaatactttcatctgcatactttactaactagcgcaatactttcatctgcatactttactaactagcttaatactttcatctgcatactttactaactagcttaatactttcatctgcatactttactaactagctcaatactttcatctgcatactttactaactagcgcaatactttcatctgcatactttactaactagctcaatactttcatctgcatactttactaactagcttaatactttcatctgcatactttactaactagctcaatactttcatctgcatactttactaactagctTAATACTTCCAtctgcatactttactaactagcttaatactttcatctgcatactttactaactagctCAATACTTTCATCTGCATACATTACTAACTAGCTTAATACTTTCAtctgcatactttactaactagcttaatactttcatctgcatactttactaactagctCAATACTTTCATCTGCATACATTACTAACTAGCTTAATACTTTCAtctgcatactttactaactagcttaatactttcatctgcatactttactaactagctCAATACTTTCATCTGCATACATTACTAACTAGCTTAATACTTTCAtctgcatactttactaactagcttaatactttcatctgcatactttactaactatcttaaaggcctactgaaatgaattttttttatttaaacggggatagcagatctattctatgtgtcatacttgatcatttcgcgatattgccatatttttgctgaaaggatttagtatagaacaacgtcgataaagattgcaacttttggtatctgataaaaaaaaggcttgcacctaccggaagtagcgtgacgtagtcagttgaacatatacgcaaagttccctattgtttacaatgatggccgcatgaagtgagagagattcggaccgagaaagcgacaatttccccattcatttgagcgaggatgaaagatttgtggatgagtaaagtgcaagtgaaggactagtggggagttgaagctattcagatagggaagatgctgtgagagccgggggtgacctgatattcagctgggaatgactacaacagtagataaacacaatacatatatatactctattagccacaacacaaccaggcttatatttaatatgccacaaattaatcctgcataaaaacacctgcgtgtttgttatgctagctcctagctcctctgctagctcctagctccatagaacacgccaatacaattcaaacacctgatcaacacacacaatcactcagcccaaaagaccgtttacctaacccaaggttcataaagcttatatatttttaaaaagttatgtatgtgacgcgcacatacggtcaagttatcgaatgtttagcagccaaggctgcatactcacggtacctgatattcagctgggaatgactacaacagtaaataaacacaagacatatgtatactctattagccacaacacaaccaggcttatatttaatatgccacaaattaatcctgcataataacacctgcgtgtttgttatgctagctcctagctcctctgctagctcctagctccatagaacacgccaatacaattcaaacacctgatcaacacacacaatcactcagcccaaaagaccgttcacctaacccaaggttcataaagcttatatatttttaaaaagttacgtacgtgacgcgcacgtacggtacggtacgtgttatgctaactcctagctcctctgctagctcctagctccatagaacacgccaatacaattcaaacacatgatcaacacacacaatcactcagcccaaaagaccgttcacctaacccaaggttcataaagcttatatatttaaaaaaagttacgtacatacgcaaaa from Entelurus aequoreus isolate RoL-2023_Sb linkage group LG10, RoL_Eaeq_v1.1, whole genome shotgun sequence includes the following:
- the rab30 gene encoding ras-related protein Rab-30 isoform X2 → MSMEDYDYLFKIVLIGNAGVGKTCLVRRFTQGLFPPGQGATIGVDFMIKTVEIRGQKVKLQIWDTAGQERFRSITQSYYRSANALILTYDITCEDSFRCLPEWLREIEQYANNQVVTILVGNKIDLAEKREVQQQRAQDFAEAQGMVYLETSAKESDNVEKLFLDLACQLIREAKRNKLDNTDSAPMPGEGKTISYLSCCSLV
- the rab30 gene encoding ras-related protein Rab-30 isoform X1; translation: MCECCCQGEDAEVMFLQLRMSMEDYDYLFKIVLIGNAGVGKTCLVRRFTQGLFPPGQGATIGVDFMIKTVEIRGQKVKLQIWDTAGQERFRSITQSYYRSANALILTYDITCEDSFRCLPEWLREIEQYANNQVVTILVGNKIDLAEKREVQQQRAQDFAEAQGMVYLETSAKESDNVEKLFLDLACQLIREAKRNKLDNTDSAPMPGEGKTISYLSCCSLV